A window of the Cicer arietinum cultivar CDC Frontier isolate Library 1 chromosome 6, Cicar.CDCFrontier_v2.0, whole genome shotgun sequence genome harbors these coding sequences:
- the NAC47 gene encoding NAC domain-containing protein 2, giving the protein MQGALDLPPGFRFHPTDEELVNHYLCRKCSSQPIAVPIIKEIDLYKFDPWHLPEMALYGEKEWYFFSPRDRKYPNGSRPNRAAGTGYWKATGADKPIGKPKPLGIKKALVFYAGKAPKGVKTNWIMHEYRLANVDRTASKNNHNLRLDDWVLCRIYNKKGKIEKYNSVNKVSMFSEDVHFENEKKPQIKMNGQDDFRINDHTDTSDSVPRFHTDSSCSEHVVSPDVTCEKEVQSEPKWNEFVLGPDPVSAFDFQLNFMDDGEDDPFAPNAQYQMNQLSGWQDLLMYLPK; this is encoded by the exons ATGCAAGGTGCTTTAGACTTACCACCTGGCTTCAGATTTCATCCCACTGATGAAGAACTTGTCAATCACTACTTATGTAGAAAATGTTCTTCTCAACCCATCGCTGTTCCCATTATCAAAGAAATCGATTTGTATAAATTTGACCCATGGCACCTACCcg AAATGGCACTTTACGGTGAGAAAGAATggtattttttttctccaagGGACCGTAAATATCCAAACGGTTCAAGACCGAACCGGGCTGCGGGAACCGGTTATTGGAAAGCTACTGGAGCCGATAAGCCGATTGGAAAGCCGAAGCCGCTTGGGATAAAGAAAGCACTGGTGTTCTACGCTGGCAAAGCTCCTAAAGGAGTTAAAACCAATTGGATCATGCACGAGTATCGCCTTGCCAACGTTGATAGAACCGCATCCAAAAATAATCACAACTTGAGA CTTGATGATTGGGTTTTGTGTCGAATTTACAACAAGAAAGGGAAGATTGAGAAATACAACAGCGTCAACAAAGTATCAATGTTTTCTGAGGATGTTCACTTTGAGAATGAGAAGAAGCCTCAGATCAAGATGAACGGCCAGGATGATTTCAGGATTAATGATCACACGGACACGTCGGATTCGGTGCCACGTTTTCACACGGATTCAAGCTGTTCGGAGCACGTGGTTTCGCCGGATGTCACGTGCGAAAAGGAGGTCCAAAGCGAGCCCAAGTGGAACGAATTTGTTTTGGGCCCGGACCCAGTTTCGGCCTTTGATTTTCAGTTGAATTTTATGGACGATGGAGAAGATGACCCTTTTGCCCCTAATGCTCAGTACCAAATGAATCAACTCTCGGGTTGGCAGGATTTGTTAATGTACCTACCCAAGTGA
- the LOC101511780 gene encoding uncharacterized protein isoform X2, whose translation MSGVSQAVSGGGIEAEKRQEHGSMTMMGSLLRRIFVDINWIHDVWLNITLPENAPLKDKAWFGFGRVLAVANLVYFSINLFGFLIPRFLPRAFKSYFQERGEVYAKAAEDKVHGVIDKSNVPHKESSNLRI comes from the exons ATGTCTGGTGTATCCCAAGCTGTGTCTGGTGGTGGAATTGAAGCAGAAAAAAGGCAAGAACATGGTAGCATGACAATGATGGGTTCATTAC TAAGGAGAATCTTTGTGGATATTAACTGGATACATGATGTTTGGCTCAACATTACTTTGCCAGAAAATGCACCCTTGAag GACAAAGCATGGTTTGGGTTCGGGAGGGTTCTGGCTGTGGCTAACCTGGTTTATTTCTCCATTAATCTCTTTGGATTCTTGATCCCAAGGTTCCTTCCAAGAGCTTTCAAGAGCTATTTCCAAGAGAGGGGAGAGGTTTATGCTAAGGCAGCTGAGGACAAAGTACATGGGGTCATAGACAAATCCAATGTACCACATAAAGAATCATCAAATTTACgcatttaa
- the LOC101511780 gene encoding uncharacterized protein isoform X1 — MSGVSQAVSGGGIEAEKRQEHGSMTMMGSLRVIELQLVAFVLVFSASGLVPLLDLLFPLFVSFYLLTLSHFTFPSYHRGLSQNIFHGSKLFQLYVIVGTTVGLFLPLAYVLGGFGRGDKLAVRSASPHLFFISFQILTENIVSGLSMFSPPVRALVPLIYTVRRIFVDINWIHDVWLNITLPENAPLKDKAWFGFGRVLAVANLVYFSINLFGFLIPRFLPRAFKSYFQERGEVYAKAAEDKVHGVIDKSNVPHKESSNLRI, encoded by the exons ATGTCTGGTGTATCCCAAGCTGTGTCTGGTGGTGGAATTGAAGCAGAAAAAAGGCAAGAACATGGTAGCATGACAATGATGGGTTCATTACGTGTAATAGAACTTCAACTTGTTGCATTCGTATTAGTTTTCTCAGCAAGTGGTCTTGTCCCTCTTCTTGATCTACTCTTCCCTCTCTTTGTCTCTTTTTATCTCTTAACACTCTCACATTTTACATTTCCCTCGTACCATCGCGGATTGTCCCAGAATATTTTTCATGGTAGCAAGCTTTTTCAACTCTATGTTATTGTTGGAACAACAGTGGGATTGTTCTTGCCTTTGGCTTATGTGTTGGGTGGATTTGGAAGAGGGGACAAACTTGCAGTGAGATCTGCGAGCCCACAcctattttttatatcttttcaaATACTTACTGAAAATATAGTAAGTGGGTTGTCAATGTTTTCACCTCCTGTTAGAGCATTGGTTCCTTTGATTTATACAGTAAGGAGAATCTTTGTGGATATTAACTGGATACATGATGTTTGGCTCAACATTACTTTGCCAGAAAATGCACCCTTGAag GACAAAGCATGGTTTGGGTTCGGGAGGGTTCTGGCTGTGGCTAACCTGGTTTATTTCTCCATTAATCTCTTTGGATTCTTGATCCCAAGGTTCCTTCCAAGAGCTTTCAAGAGCTATTTCCAAGAGAGGGGAGAGGTTTATGCTAAGGCAGCTGAGGACAAAGTACATGGGGTCATAGACAAATCCAATGTACCACATAAAGAATCATCAAATTTACgcatttaa
- the LOC101506210 gene encoding uncharacterized protein isoform X1: MASAATTSIFKFCVSLKSPFIPISFSFQKPISYSTSPIFCTLNIKSETHRVNKKKTSSPTAPKKKEKKKKKKNSVVEVNDSESLNSNDFELLRNFSMDADLEDMELPEPPTGFVLDDNGTVTLSTTNRLATIVDPISNLPLECVIRRVFKSSDRDECMLLCPVDTPVQILKSTRDGWSAISDEEDESVLPAAAYALAKIHMHLVYSGYCYTARGGFCYTDKDILDFHTDDGKEVDGLPSEGVEITYFYLKNTRYLIYTPPEPVQFVVVKDENGMFQMADDDLLDDPAVIDSIDEETEFNALVEEEAAVIEALMDDEEDSDEEDYY, translated from the exons ATGGCCTCTGCAGCGACTACATCCATTTTCAAGTTTTGTGTCTCTTTGAAATCACCTTTCATTCCaatatcattttcatttcaaaaaCCTATTTCCTATTCAACTTCTCCAATTTTCTGTACTCTCAATATCAAATCAGAAACTCATCGTGTCAACAAGAAGAAAACTTCCTCTCCTACTGCTccaaaaaagaaagagaaaaagaagaagaagaagaattctgTTGTTGAAGTTAACGATTCGGAATCTTTAAATTCAAATGATTTTGAACTTTTGCGCAATTTTTCCATGGATGCAGATCTTGAGGATATGGAGTTGCCGGAACCTCCCACCGGATTTGTTTTAGATGATAACGGAACCGTTACGCTTTCTACGACCAATAGACTTGCTACCATA GTTGATCCTATCAGTAACCTTCCATTGGAATGTGTGATACGGAGAGTGTTCAAAAGTTCTGATCGAGATGAATGTATGTTGCTATGTCCTGTTGACAC GCCTGTGCAAATATTGAAGAGCACACGTGATGGATGGTCAGCG ATTAGCGACGAGGAAGATGAATCTGTTCTACCTGCTGCAGCTTATGCACTTGCCAAGATACATATGCATCTTGTTTATAGTGG GTACTGTTACACAGCACGTGGCGGTTTTTGCTATACAGATAAAGATATACTTGACTTCCACACAG ATGATGGTAAAGAAGTGGATGGTTTGCCAAGCGAAGGTGTagaaattacatatttttatctG AAAAATACACGCTACCTGATTTATACACCGCCTGAGCCAGTTCAGTTTGTTGTTGTGAAG GATGAGAATGGGATGTTTCAAATGGCTGATGAT GACTTACTTGATGATCCTGCTGTTATTGACTCCATAGACGAGGAGACTGAATTTAATGCCCTGGTG GAAGAAGAAGCTGCAGTTATTGAAGCATTGATGGATGATGAAGAAGACTCTGATGAAGAAGACTACTATTGA
- the LOC101506210 gene encoding uncharacterized protein isoform X2: MASAATTSIFKFCVSLKSPFIPISFSFQKPISYSTSPIFCTLNIKSETHRVNKKKTSSPTAPKKKEKKKKKKNSVVEVNDSESLNSNDFELLRNFSMDADLEDMELPEPPTGFVLDDNGTVTLSTTNRLATIVDPISNLPLECVIRRVFKSSDRDECMLLCPVDTPVQILKSTRDGWSAISDEEDESVLPAAAYALAKIHMHLVYSGYCYTARGGFCYTDKDILDFHTDDGKEVDGLPSEGVEITYFYLKNTRYLIYTPPEPVQFVVVKDENGMFQMADDDLLDDPAVIDSIDEETEFNALVIACLLLYRKKKLQLLKH, from the exons ATGGCCTCTGCAGCGACTACATCCATTTTCAAGTTTTGTGTCTCTTTGAAATCACCTTTCATTCCaatatcattttcatttcaaaaaCCTATTTCCTATTCAACTTCTCCAATTTTCTGTACTCTCAATATCAAATCAGAAACTCATCGTGTCAACAAGAAGAAAACTTCCTCTCCTACTGCTccaaaaaagaaagagaaaaagaagaagaagaagaattctgTTGTTGAAGTTAACGATTCGGAATCTTTAAATTCAAATGATTTTGAACTTTTGCGCAATTTTTCCATGGATGCAGATCTTGAGGATATGGAGTTGCCGGAACCTCCCACCGGATTTGTTTTAGATGATAACGGAACCGTTACGCTTTCTACGACCAATAGACTTGCTACCATA GTTGATCCTATCAGTAACCTTCCATTGGAATGTGTGATACGGAGAGTGTTCAAAAGTTCTGATCGAGATGAATGTATGTTGCTATGTCCTGTTGACAC GCCTGTGCAAATATTGAAGAGCACACGTGATGGATGGTCAGCG ATTAGCGACGAGGAAGATGAATCTGTTCTACCTGCTGCAGCTTATGCACTTGCCAAGATACATATGCATCTTGTTTATAGTGG GTACTGTTACACAGCACGTGGCGGTTTTTGCTATACAGATAAAGATATACTTGACTTCCACACAG ATGATGGTAAAGAAGTGGATGGTTTGCCAAGCGAAGGTGTagaaattacatatttttatctG AAAAATACACGCTACCTGATTTATACACCGCCTGAGCCAGTTCAGTTTGTTGTTGTGAAG GATGAGAATGGGATGTTTCAAATGGCTGATGAT GACTTACTTGATGATCCTGCTGTTATTGACTCCATAGACGAGGAGACTGAATTTAATGCCCTGGTG ATAGCATGCCTTCTTCTCTACAGGAAGAAGAAGCTGCAGTTATTGAAGCATTGA
- the LOC101506539 gene encoding amino acid permease 4-like, producing the protein MPGNSTTSLGHHQAFDIEGSMDGVVSHLDSTSKSYDDDGRLKRTGSVWTASSHIITAVIGSGVLSLAWAIAQLGWIAGPAVMILFSMVTIYTSSFLADCYRSGDLNSGKRNYTYMDAVRSILGGVNVTFCGIFQYLNLFGIVIGYTIAASISMTAIKRSNCFHQSGGKNPCHMSSNQYMIIFGITEIFLSQIPDFDQIWWLSSVAAIMSFTYSIIGLALGIAKVAENGSIMGSLTGISIGTVSETQKIWRTSQALGDIAFAYSYAVVLIEIQDTLKSPPSEAKSMKKATKISIAVTTTFYMLCGCMGYAAFGDASPGNLLTGFGFYNPYWLIDIANAAIVVHLVGAYQVFSQPIFAFVEKSATQRWPNIEKEFKIAVPGVPPYKLNLFRLVWRTVFVVLTTVISMLLPFFNDIVGVIGALGFWPLTVYFPVEMYISQKRIPKWSNRWIWLQIFSVACLVVSVVAAVGSVAGVLLDLKKYKPFQSNY; encoded by the exons ATGCCCGGAAACTCAACAACTAGCCTAGGCCACCATCAAGCGTTCGACATCGAAGGCTCGATGGATGGCGTGGTTTCACATCTGGATAGCACCTCTAAATCATATGATGATGATGGTCGTCTCAAACGAACTG GAAGTGTTTGGACTGCAAGCTCACACATAATAACAGCAGTGATAGGATCTGGGGTGTTATCTTTAGCTTGGGCCATAGCTCAGCTTGGTTGGATTGCTGGTCCTGCTGTCATGATATTATTCTCTATGGTTACTATCTATACTTCTTCCTTTCTTGCTGATTGTTATCGCTCCGGCGATCTCAATTCTGGCAAGAGAAACTATACTTATATGGATGCAGTTCGATCTATTTTAG GTGGAGTGAATGTTACATTTTGTGGGATATTTCAGTACCTCAATCTATTTGGAATTGTCATAGGATACACAATTGCAGCTTCTATTAGCATGAC GGCAATCAAAAGATCAAACTGTTTCCATCAATCAGGGGGCAAAAACCCATGTCACATGTCAAGCAACCAATACATGATCATTTTTGGCATAACAGAAATTTTCCTTTCACAAATTCCAGATTTTGATCAAATATGGTGGCTCTCATCAGTTGCTGCAATCATGTCTTTCACATATTCCATAATTGGTCTTGCTCTTGGAATTGCCAAAGTTGCAG AAAATGGTTCTATTATGGGTAGCCTCACAGGAATCAGCATTGGAACTGTGTCAGAGACTCAAAAGATATGGAGGACTTCTCAAGCTCTTGGTGACATAGCATTTGCATATTCATATGCTGTGGTTCTCATTGAAATTCAG GACACATTGAAATCCCCACCATCAGAAGCAAAATCAATGAAGAAAGCAACAAAGATAAGTATAGCAGTGACCACAACATTCTACATGCTATGTGGCTGCATGGGTTATGCAGCATTTGGAGATGCATCACCTGGGAATCTTCTAACTGGTTTTGGTTTCTACAACCCATATTGGCTAATAGACATAGCAAATGCAGCTATAGTAGTTCACCTTGTAGGAGCATACCAAGTCTTTTCCCAACCCATCTTTGCCTTTGTTGAAAAAAGTGCAACACAGAGATGGCCCAACATTGAAAAAGAGTTCAAAATTGCAGTTCCTGGTGTTCCACCTTACAAACTGAACTTATTTAGATTGGTTTGGAGGACAGTGTTTGTTGTATTAACCACTGTGATATCGATGTTGCTTCCATTCTTCAATGACATTGTTGGAGTGATAGGTGCATTAGGATTTTGGCCTTTAACTGTTTACTTTCCTGTGGAGATGTATATCTCACAGAAGAGAATACCAAAATGGAGTAACAGATGGATTTGGTTACAAATATTTAGTGTGGCTTGTCTTGTTGTATCAGTTGTTGCTGCTGTTGGATCAGTGGCTggtgtcttgcttgatttaaaGAAATACAAACCATTCCAGTCAAACTATTAA
- the LOC101506874 gene encoding auxilin-related protein 1-like — protein sequence MNDFDGLLASDFALKPQGKSAPMAPPPKGSSNLPNSTSLNFDFGSRSARNSDSLFGSSTSRHNRDAGSFDDLFTAGSKSRGADAPFDLDSMFPGSSNDFASRSGNSSPPPVYDKPVYDDDVFDGVPGLKSTAKVNFDNVFASTKTESGAFDDLLGGFGKESKGSGRKGSEKDDKGVSDFDDLLAGFGSSRAPSSDRHAPDIGLSTEPTVSASKTTSTAAEDPFKVFESTSAPMDSSTGNFTDPLEEISKFSSSRSTKNNSSSTSNGRVYEDIDPFDGLGKSVPAFSSERNSSKGNTSPGLNTSTSWTRDKEPVDKLSGMSPERHSQKDIPVESDQDFLQPPFYMPTFSSDSNKPVGQRSTSPPNSNTGFGQANIQVDMSPKYEENFESCEDVWLTVSEIPLFTQPTTAPPPSRPPPPRPVHIPKSGTGSSASANARKKANEFSSFPSSTRFSQGPKSAPAAAAVSPTSQFDELDDFAMGGGHGNDVESGNGLPDDELEMNTAAAAMKEAMDRAEAKFRHAKEVREREYTKAAKSKEGGQLEKDDRAIQEEKEKQERLERDRQQKEKEEKEQRRLMKEREEREKARQAVERATREARERAAVEARQRAERAAVGKVNAEARERAERAAVQRAHAEARERAAAEAKGRAEKAAAEAKAARAEAEARVKSERAAERAAAEARERAAAAARMNQQKNENDLESFFGMGSRPNSAPRPPRANASEFETQFQSDATRKSTSVSSNMKKASSSTNIVDDLTSIFGAAPSSSGEFQEVEGESEERRKARLERHQRSQERVAKALAEKNQRDLQTQREQAERNRLAETLDFEIKRWAAGKDGNLRALLSTLQYVLWPECGWQPVGLTDLITAAAVKKAYRKATLCIHPDKVQQKGATLQQKYIAEKVFDLLKEAWNKFNSEELF from the exons ATGAACGATTTCGATGGCCTTTTGGCTTCCGATTTCGCTCTCAAACCTCAAGGTAAATCCGCTCCAATGGCTCCACCACCTAAAGGATCTTCCAATCTCCCTAACTCAACTTCTCTCAACTTCGATTTCGGATCGCGATCCGCTCGCAACTCCGATTCGCTATTCGGATCCTCCACCTCCCGTCACAACCGCGATGCCGGAAGCTTCGACGATCTCTTCACCGCCGGATCCAAATCTCGTGGAGCAGACGCACCGTTCGATTTGGACTCCATGTTTCCAGGATCCAGCAACGATTTCGCTTCCAGGTCAGGAAACTCTTCGCCGCCGCCGGTGTACGATAAACCTGTCTATGATGACGATGTTTTCGACGGCGTGCCTGGGTTGAAGAGTACGGCGAAGGTTAATTTTGATAATGTTTTTGCTTCGACGAAAACGGAAAGTGGCGCGTTTGATGATCTTCTTGGTGGATTTGGTAAGGAATCGAAGGGTTCCGGCAGGAAGGGATCGGAGAAAGATGATAAAGGTGTTTCTGATTTTGATGATTTATTAGCTGGATTCGGAAGTAGTAGAGCACCGTCTAGTGACAG GCATGCTCCTGATATTGGTTTGTCCACAGAACCAACTGTCAGTGCATCTAAAACAACCTCCACTGCAGCAGAAGACCCTTTCAAAGTATTTGAATCTACTTCAGCCCCAATGGATTCATCCACAGGAAACTTTACAGATCCACTGGAAGAAATTAGTAAATTTAGTAGTTCTAGAAGCACAAAGAATAATAGTTCGTCAACTTCAAATGGCAGAGTATATGAAGACATTGACCCTTTTGATGGGCTTGGAAAATCTGTACCAGCATTCTCATCCGAGAGAAATAGCAGTAAGGGTAACACTTCTCCAGGGTTGAACACAAGCACAAGTTGGACTAGAGATAAAGAACCAGTTGATAAGTTGTCTGGGATGAGTCCTGAGAGGCACTCACAAAAAGACATTCCTGTTGAAAGTGACCAGGATTTTCTGCAGCCCCCATTTTACATGCCTACATTTTCATCTGATTCTAATAAACCAGTTGGCCAAAGGTCTACTTCCCCTCCAAATAGTAATACTGGTTTTGGACAAGCCAATATTCAGGTAGATATGTCTCCGAAATACGAAGAAAACTTTGAATCATGTGAGGATGTATGGCTGACTGTGTCAGAGATTCCTCTTTTTACACAACCAACTACTGCTCCACCGCCTTCAAGACCCCCTCCTCCACGGCCAGTTCATATTCCCAAGTCAGGAACAGGTTCGTCGGCTTCTGCCAATGCTAGAAAGAAGGCTAATGAGTTTTCTTCTTTCCCAAGTTCCACTCGATTCTCTCAGGGTCCTAAGTCTGCTCCAGCTGCAGCAGCGGTATCCCCAACATCTCAGTTTGATGAACTTGATGACTTTGCCATGGGCGGTGGTCATGGTAATGATGTTGAGAGTGGAAATGGTCTTCCCGATGATGAGTTGGAGATGAACACGGCTGCTGCGGCCATGAAGGAAGCAATGGATAGGGCTGAGGCTAAGTTCAGGCATGCAAAGGAAGTTAGGGAGAGAGAGTATACAAAGGCTGCTAAAAGCAAAGAAGGTGGGCAATTGGAAAAAGATGACAGAGCTATacaagaagagaaagaaaaacagGAAAGATTAGAACGTGACCGGCAGCAAAAGGAGAAGGAGGAAAAGGAGCAAAGAAGATTAATGAAAGAAAGGGAGGAGAGAGAAAAGGCTAGACAGGCTGTAGAAAGAGCTACAAGAGAAGCTCGTGAAAGAGCAGCTGTTGAAGCACGCCAGAGAGCTGAGAGGGCTGCGGTTGGGAAAGTTAATGCTGAAGCTCGAGAGCGAGCTGAAAGAGCTGCAGTGCAAAGGGCACATGCTGAAGCCCGAGAAAGGGCTGCTGCAGAAGCAAAGGGAAGAGCTGAAAAAGCTGCTGCGGAGGCGAAAGCTGCGAGGGCTGAAGCTGAAGCACGAGTTAAATCCGAACGTGCTGCAGAAAGGGCTGCTGCCGAGGCCCGGGAGAGGGCTGCGGCTGCTGCAAGGATGAACCAACAGAAGAATGAAAATGATCTTGAATCCTTCTTTGGCATGGGTTCACGACCCAACAGTGCTCCAAGGCCTCCTAGGGCTAACGCTTCT GAATTTGAAACCCAATTTCAGTCGGATGCAACAAGAAAATCTACAAGTGTATCTTCAAATATGAAGAAAGCATCATCATCGACTAATATAGTTGATGATCTTACCTCAATCTTTGGAG CCGCCCCATCATCATCTGGAGAGTTTCAGGAAGTTGAAGGGGAAAGTGAAGAAAGACGAAAAGCCAGGTTGGAACGCCACCAGAGGTCTCAGGAGCGTGTG GCAAAAGCTCTGGCTGAGAAGAATCAGCGGGACTTGCAAACTCAAAGAGAGCAAGCTGAGAGAAAT AGGCTTGCTGAAACACTGGATTTTGAAATTAAGCGGTGGGCTGCAGGAAAAGATGGGAACTTACGAGCTTTACTCTCCACCTTACAATAT GTACTGTGGCCTGAATGTGGTTGGCAGCCAGTTGGTTTGACTGATTTGATTACAGCTGCTGCTGTTAAAAAAGCTTATAGGAAAGCTACGTTGTGTATCCATCCTGATAAAGTACAGCAGAAGGGTGCCACTCTTCAGCAGAAATATATTGCAGAAAAGGTCTTTGACCTACTCAAG GAAGCATGGAATAAATTCAATTCTGAGGAGCTGTTCTAA